From a region of the Pristis pectinata isolate sPriPec2 chromosome 2, sPriPec2.1.pri, whole genome shotgun sequence genome:
- the me2 gene encoding NAD-dependent malic enzyme, mitochondrial — protein sequence MLSRLKLAVRPCAYFYRCVHTKEKGRPLMLSPRTNKGMAFTLEERQILGLHGLLPPKIETQDIQAMRFKKNLEKIRNPLTKYIYVMGIQERNEKLFYRVLLDNIEELMPIVYTPTVGLACSRYGHIFRRPKGVFISILDKGHVRSILDNWPETQIKAVVVTDGERILGLGDLGVYGMGIPVGKLCLYTTCAGIDPRGCLPVCIDVGTDNETLLKDPFYMGLYQKRDRSHHYDELIDEFMEAIVNKYGRDTLIQFEDFGNHNAFRFLRKYKDKYCTFNDDIQGTASVALAGLLSAQRVINKPITEHKYLFLGAGEAALGTADLIVMAMKESGVPEEEARKKIWMFDKYGLLCEGRSESIEGHQEAYAHPAPDRSAKTFLDAVNVLEPTAIIGVAGAGRLFTKEVISAMGRINERPIIFALSNPTAQAECTAEEAYTLTEGRCLFASGSPFDPVTLPDGRVFRSGQGNNAYIFPGVALAVTLVGVRKISDQVFLEAAKALADQVTHDELAEGCLYPPLSNIREVSINTAVKVAEFFYANGIALEYPEPKDKKEFFLSKMWKTHYESFLPDIYDWPESATRLPNL from the exons ATGTTGTCTCGACTTAAATTGGCTGTAAGACCATGTGCATACTTCTATCGTTGTGTACACACAAAGGAGAAGGGCAGACCATTGATGCTGAGTCCCAGAACAAATAAG GGCATGGCATTCACGTTGGAAGAACGACAGATTCTAGGCCTGCATGGGCTTCTgcctcctaaaatagaaacacaaGATATTCAAGCAATGCGCTTCAAGAAGAACTTGGAAAAAATTCGGAACCCTCTAACAAA ATATATCTATGTGATGGGAATccaggaaagaaatgaaaaattattCTATAGGGTGCTGCTTGACAACATTGAGGAATTAATGCCAATTGTTTATACTCCAACAGTGGGCCTGGCCTGCTCACGATATGGACATATCTTTAGGAGACCAAA GGGtgtatttatttccattttggaCAAAGGCCATGTTAGATCAATTCTTGACAACTGGCCAGAGACACAGATTAAG GCTGTAGTTGTAACAGATGGAGAACGGATACTGGGACTTGGAGACCTGGGAGTTTATGGAATGGGAATACCAGTGGGAAAGCTGTGCTTGTATACGACGTGTGCTGGAATTGATCCACGGGGGTGCCTTCCTGTTTGTATTGATGTTGGTACTGATAATGAG ACTCTATTGAAAGATCCATTTTACATGGGTCTTTACCAGAAAAGAGACCGTTCACACCATTATGATGAACTTATTGATGAGTTTATGGAAGCAATTGTGAATAA gTATGGTCGTGATACCCTTATTCAATTTGAAGATTTTGGGAATCACAATGCCTTCCGGTTTTTGAGGAAATATAAAGATAAATATTGTACATTCAATGATGATATTCAAG GCACTGCATCAGTAGCACTGGCAGGATTGTTATCAGCCCAGAGGGTGATTAACAAACCAATCACAGAGCACAAATATCTGTTTCTTGGAGCTGGGGAG GCAGCATTAGGCACTGCTGATCTGATCGTGATGGCAATGAAAGAGTCTGGTGTGCCTGAAGAGGAAGCACGGAAGAAGATCTGGATGTTTGACAAGTATGGTTTGCTTTGTGAG GGTCGTTCAGAGTCAATAGAGGGTCACCAGGAAGCATATGCCCACCCAGCACCTGATCGATCAGCCAAGACATTTCTGGATGCAGTCAATGTACTGGAGCCCACTGCTATTATTG GAGTGGCAGGTGCTGGCAGACTGTTCACCAAAGAAGTAATTAGTGCCATGGGCAGAATTAATGAACGTCCTATAATTTTTGCATTGAGTAATCCAACAGCTCAAGCTGAATGCACTGCAGAAGAGGCATACACTTTAACAGAG GGGAGGTGCCTTTTTGCCAGTGGCAGCCCATTTGACCCAGTGACTCTACCAGATGGACGTGTGTTTCGATCAGGCCAGGGAAATAACGCCTACATCTTCCCCG GTGTGGCACTAGCTGTGACCCTTGTTGGGGTTCGTAAAATCAGCGATCAAGTTTTCTTGGAAGCTGCAAAG GCACTTGCTGACCAGGTGACCCATGATGAATTGGCTGAAGGATGCCTTTATCCACCCTTGTCTAATATCCGGGAAGTGTCTATCAATACTGCAGTTAAG GTCGCAGAATTCTTTTATGCAAATGGTATTGCATTAGAGTACCCAGAGCCAAAGGACAAAAAGGAATTTTTTCTTTCGAAGATGTGGAAGACTCATTACGAGTCATTCCTTCCAGATATTTATGACTGGCCAGAGTCTGCAACAAGGCTACCTAATTTGTAA